ATCATCTTTGGGAAATTCATAACCAGTTATATCCTGCAATCCCTATTTTTACTGGCTTTAATTTTTCTTTTTTGGATTTCTAAAAATGCTACACCGGGCAAAACGCTGTTTAAATTAAAAATAGTCGATGCTGAGACGTTGGCGGAACCCTCCAAAAAACAATACGTGATTCGACTCATGGGGTATATGTTGGCAACCCTACCATTGGGGTTGGGGTTTATCTGGATTGTTTTTAGCAGTAAAGGACAGGGGTGGCATGATATCATATCACACACAGTGGTAATTCACGAAAATAAGTTGAAACGCTATTTAGAAACGTGTTGAGAACCACCGGGGAGATATGCTCAATACAATTGAGAAAATTATTCATCAGCGGACGGAGCAGTTCCTATTGGCGCTCGGGGTAGCGATAGCGATCTATTTTCTGCCATTGTTAGATATTCCAGTCAGGTGGCTGGGATTGTTTTTTCATGAATTTAGCCAAGGTATGGTCGCTGTCTTAAGTGGTGGCAAGTTTATGTCGCTTGATTTTGCAAAAGGCAATGTAAAAGCTGTCTTTACGCATCATGATTTATGGATACCGCTGTTTGCTGGCTATATGGGAAATATATTCGGTGGCGTCCTAATTTACTATTCAGCGCAAATAATGTCGCCCAAACTGGGTAATTTTGCTGCGACCATCGCTGCGTTGCTGGTGGGTATCACCATTTTATTCGTTGGTAAATCTGATAATGCTTTGTTGCTTGGAGAATTAGTCTGTTTTGGATTAATTATGATTATCCCGCTGCGCAGAGTTGTGGGCGTACGCATCTTCTATAAAATCATCAGCCTTTCATTGATTATAAGCGTTATGCTGGTGCCGATCGATTCTGTGTTTCTACAGATGGATGTGGATGCACAAAGCCTGAGTGATCTCTTATCTGCGCCAACCCCTGTGTGGTTAATGTGTTGGTTTGCTATGGCGGTGATTACGATGCGGTTTATCTGGATAGATCATTGCATGAACGGGTGGTAAGTGTTTGGCGCCTTTTATTTAACGTCTTTTACTTCGACCTCTGCCAGTAACCCTGTTTCTGGATAAAAAGTGACCGCGCCTAACACATTGTCATTTCTAGAAGTTAAGAGATGAACAGGGATAATTAAGGTACGGGTTCCGCCTTCTTTCATGCCGATCAGGCCTTGTTCAACCCCCTCGTAAATTTGACTGTGCCCTTCAATGATGGTGACGGTGCGTTTAGGCATGACTTCAAGGCCATCAAAATACCAAAGGGTGATATCAAATTCCACCACGCTGCCTTGACGGATGATATTGCCTTTGCCGATGATGTTATCAAAGGTTTTAAGTTCCATTCTTTGGCTTTTGGGATTGGCTGCCATCAGCTTCTTTTGCCGATGCAATTGTTCCATGCGGGCATCAATTTGTGTCTCAACTGATTTCTGCAATGTGGGAGCAAGATAGCGGGCTACCATCCGTTCAACCATCGAATGCCCTTCGCCAGAGGATGTCTCCGGAGCCGAAGAACCTGGTGGAGGCATAGGGATCGGCGAAGATGTAGCGGCTTGTTGCTGTGCGCTGGGCTGTAATGCGGGTTGAGCGTTCTGCGTTTTTAAGATCAAATGATTGTGTTCGGCGGTAACAACGTGAGGTGTTTTAGGGACCTCAGCCGTGGCAGATTGTTCTTGTTCTGCTTTTTTCTTTTTTTTGTCTGCGCTGTTATTGTCGTCTTTAACTGCATTAAAAACAGCATAAACAATAACGGCAATGGTTAGCCAAAAAATAACTCTATTGGGGATCAGTCCTTCCGAAGCATTTTTTTTCATAGGGCCTAAACATTAAATCTAAAATGGAATATATCTCCATCTTGCACGAGATACTCTTTTCCTTCAAGTCTCATTTTACCAGATTCTTTTGCGCCTTGTTCACCCTTGCAGGAAACAAAGTCATGATAGGAGATAGTTTCAGCGCGAATAAAGCCTTTCTCAAAGTCAGTATGGATGGCGCCGGCAGCCTGAGGGGCAACAGCACCTTTGAGAACGGTCCAGGCATGTGCTTCTTTTGGGCCAATGGTAAAGAAGGTATTTAAATTAAGGACAGCATAGCCTTCTCGGATAATCTGGCTTAATCCAGTTTCGCTAAGGCCAAGCGAACTTAGAAATTCTTGTTTTTCTGCTTCATCCTGGAGAGCAGAAATTTCTGCTTCAATTTTGGCAGAAATAATAACAGCGCTGGCTTTCTCGGCAGCGGCCTTTTGCTTTACTTTCTCGCTATGTACGTTACCTGTTTGGACTTCATGTTCGGCAACATTGCAAACATACACCAAAGGTTTTGCCGTAAGGAGTTGAAGTTGTTTGAAATGCTTTACCTGGTTAGGGTCAAGCTTAACAGTCCGGGCAGGTTTGCCTTGTTCAAGCACCTGTTTAACCGCTTCAAGAATCGGAAGGATTTCATTGCTTTCCTTATCGCCTGACTTGGCTTTTTTCTGCAGATTAGGAAGCCTGCGTTCAATGCTATCGAGATCGGCAAAGATTAGTTCTGTTTCCACAATGTCAGCATCGCGCAACGGATCGACGGTTCCTTCAACGTGAGTGACATCACCATCTTCAAAACACCGCAATACCTGGATGATAGCATCGACTTCGCGGATATGACCCAAGAATTGATTCCCCAGCCCTTCCCCTTTACTGGCGCCTTTTACTAGTCCGGCAATATCAACAAATTCCAGTTGGGTTGGGATGATGGCTTTGGATCCAGCAATCGCAGCCAGGGTGGTCAAACGTTCATCTGGTACCGAAACGCGTCCTACATTGGGTTCAATGGTACAAAACGGATAATTGGCAGCTTCTGCCGCTGCGGTACTGGTCAATGCATTAAAGAGAGTAGACTTGCCAACATTTGGCAGACCAACAATACCACAATTAAATCCCATATCGACTCCTTAGGTTAGACGCTTTTGGATTGAGCAACTTTTGACATAAAATGATCATAATCGCCGGTTAAAATC
This window of the Alphaproteobacteria bacterium genome carries:
- a CDS encoding M50 family metallopeptidase gives rise to the protein MLNTIEKIIHQRTEQFLLALGVAIAIYFLPLLDIPVRWLGLFFHEFSQGMVAVLSGGKFMSLDFAKGNVKAVFTHHDLWIPLFAGYMGNIFGGVLIYYSAQIMSPKLGNFAATIAALLVGITILFVGKSDNALLLGELVCFGLIMIIPLRRVVGVRIFYKIISLSLIISVMLVPIDSVFLQMDVDAQSLSDLLSAPTPVWLMCWFAMAVITMRFIWIDHCMNGW
- the ychF gene encoding redox-regulated ATPase YchF codes for the protein MGFNCGIVGLPNVGKSTLFNALTSTAAAEAANYPFCTIEPNVGRVSVPDERLTTLAAIAGSKAIIPTQLEFVDIAGLVKGASKGEGLGNQFLGHIREVDAIIQVLRCFEDGDVTHVEGTVDPLRDADIVETELIFADLDSIERRLPNLQKKAKSGDKESNEILPILEAVKQVLEQGKPARTVKLDPNQVKHFKQLQLLTAKPLVYVCNVAEHEVQTGNVHSEKVKQKAAAEKASAVIISAKIEAEISALQDEAEKQEFLSSLGLSETGLSQIIREGYAVLNLNTFFTIGPKEAHAWTVLKGAVAPQAAGAIHTDFEKGFIRAETISYHDFVSCKGEQGAKESGKMRLEGKEYLVQDGDIFHFRFNV
- a CDS encoding FKBP-type peptidyl-prolyl cis-trans isomerase — translated: MKKNASEGLIPNRVIFWLTIAVIVYAVFNAVKDDNNSADKKKKKAEQEQSATAEVPKTPHVVTAEHNHLILKTQNAQPALQPSAQQQAATSSPIPMPPPGSSAPETSSGEGHSMVERMVARYLAPTLQKSVETQIDARMEQLHRQKKLMAANPKSQRMELKTFDNIIGKGNIIRQGSVVEFDITLWYFDGLEVMPKRTVTIIEGHSQIYEGVEQGLIGMKEGGTRTLIIPVHLLTSRNDNVLGAVTFYPETGLLAEVEVKDVK
- a CDS encoding RDD family protein, with amino-acid sequence MLLYKTIAQKKAKAVLENKPPYASALIRLLATFIDLILSCIIIVPLFAIFNKMMFGDMSSYEIANRIVTHKDQIIFGKFITSYILQSLFLLALIFLFWISKNATPGKTLFKLKIVDAETLAEPSKKQYVIRLMGYMLATLPLGLGFIWIVFSSKGQGWHDIISHTVVIHENKLKRYLETC